The Eubacteriaceae bacterium Marseille-Q4139 genome has a window encoding:
- a CDS encoding PAS domain-containing protein encodes MEQKRTKKEEKGHGLANQVPVVGIGASAGGLEALQQFFYHMSANSGLGFVVIQHLSPDYKSLMADILGKYTPMAVIQAENNMAVEANKVYVIPPKCNISFRGGRLYLSEYDHGALNHPIDIFFTSLAEEKKESSVAIVLSGTGSDGTNGIKAVKERGGLVIVQDPENAKFDGMPRSAIGTNLVDYVLPASEIADELIHFFQHHVSIEPEEEGFFTDEESFSHIYAVMKKERGIDFTYYKRTTLFRRIERRMMVTHSSSLAEYAKYLDSNQDEIDVLVKEILIGVTNFFRDPAFFEKLKTRAIYPIIQGTQEHESIRVWSAGCSTGEEAYSIAILFKEVMEELGIRRDVKIFATDIDVKAIEQAGRGVFSDSIIDDVSTERLSKYFTKRGDQYHISKDIRRMIVFAPHNMLSDPPFGKLDLISCRNVMIYFQPILQRGLFAIFHSALKNGGYLFLGKSETANEYSNVFKLACSAEKIYIHDGSGRSDNLSTPTFNIPNIQTVVPKTTGAAGRDLPESGMETVYTQFLEKYMPASIVLNGSNDVIHFFGNYLDYVSIAPGKASFNLFHIIHKDLSLAASTALSRCRSEHTPVTYSGIVVNTVAGRKVIDLSVSPILLPGGKESGLTAMLFLDGAEKEAEPDGVTEKYDIDRTAARRIVDLEQELQESQNDLTKTIAELETVNEELQAANEELLTANEELQSSNEELQSVNEELYTVNTEFQQKVDELMTMTNDLSNFLSSTMIGILFVDGNLNIRKFTEYIGREFQLMDQDVGRSIQIFAHSFPYEKIVEDAENVLKNLTPIDREVVATNGQFYTLRIAPYRTTENSIKGLVITIIDSLGTKETKTEKTEEKKEN; translated from the coding sequence ATGGAACAGAAGCGTACAAAGAAAGAAGAGAAGGGACACGGCCTTGCAAACCAGGTTCCCGTGGTGGGAATCGGTGCATCGGCCGGCGGCCTGGAGGCACTTCAGCAGTTCTTTTATCATATGTCGGCGAACAGCGGCCTGGGGTTTGTGGTGATCCAGCACCTGTCGCCGGATTATAAGAGCCTTATGGCGGATATTCTGGGAAAATACACGCCCATGGCAGTAATCCAGGCGGAGAACAATATGGCGGTGGAGGCCAATAAGGTGTATGTGATTCCGCCAAAATGCAACATCTCCTTCCGCGGCGGCAGGCTTTATTTAAGCGAGTACGACCACGGCGCCTTAAACCACCCCATTGATATTTTCTTTACCTCCCTGGCCGAGGAGAAAAAGGAGTCGTCGGTGGCGATTGTGCTTTCGGGAACTGGTTCCGACGGAACCAACGGCATTAAAGCTGTCAAGGAGCGCGGCGGCCTTGTTATCGTCCAGGATCCGGAGAACGCCAAGTTTGACGGAATGCCGAGAAGCGCCATTGGGACGAACCTGGTGGATTATGTGCTGCCGGCCAGCGAGATTGCCGACGAGCTGATCCATTTCTTCCAGCACCATGTGAGCATTGAGCCGGAGGAAGAGGGCTTTTTCACCGACGAAGAGAGCTTTTCCCATATCTATGCCGTCATGAAAAAGGAGAGAGGCATCGACTTTACTTATTATAAGAGGACGACCCTGTTTCGGCGGATCGAGCGCCGGATGATGGTAACGCACAGCAGCAGTCTTGCGGAGTATGCGAAATATCTGGACAGCAACCAGGATGAGATCGACGTGCTGGTGAAGGAAATCTTAATCGGCGTCACGAACTTTTTCCGTGATCCTGCCTTTTTTGAAAAGCTAAAGACGCGGGCCATCTACCCCATCATCCAGGGAACCCAGGAGCATGAATCCATCCGTGTATGGAGTGCCGGCTGTTCCACCGGTGAGGAGGCCTATTCCATCGCCATCCTGTTTAAAGAGGTTATGGAGGAACTGGGGATTCGCAGGGATGTGAAGATTTTTGCCACGGATATCGACGTAAAGGCCATCGAGCAGGCCGGGCGCGGCGTCTTTTCCGACAGCATCATCGACGACGTTTCCACGGAGCGTCTTTCCAAATACTTTACGAAGCGCGGCGACCAGTACCATATCAGCAAGGACATCCGCCGCATGATCGTTTTCGCGCCCCACAACATGCTGTCGGATCCGCCCTTCGGGAAGCTGGATCTCATAAGCTGCCGGAACGTGATGATTTATTTCCAGCCGATTCTCCAGAGGGGGCTTTTTGCAATCTTCCACTCTGCCCTGAAAAACGGCGGCTACCTGTTTTTAGGAAAGAGCGAGACGGCCAACGAGTATTCCAACGTGTTTAAGCTGGCATGCAGTGCGGAAAAAATCTACATCCACGACGGTTCCGGGCGGAGCGACAATCTCTCCACGCCGACGTTCAACATCCCGAATATTCAGACCGTGGTGCCGAAAACCACAGGTGCGGCCGGGCGTGATCTCCCGGAATCCGGCATGGAGACGGTGTACACCCAGTTTTTAGAGAAATATATGCCGGCGTCCATCGTGTTAAACGGCTCCAACGACGTGATCCATTTCTTCGGAAATTATCTGGATTATGTTTCCATTGCGCCGGGGAAGGCCTCCTTCAACCTGTTTCACATCATCCATAAGGATTTAAGCCTGGCGGCTTCCACGGCACTCAGCCGGTGCCGTTCGGAACATACGCCTGTTACATATTCGGGGATTGTCGTAAACACCGTTGCAGGGAGAAAGGTGATCGACCTGAGCGTGAGCCCGATTCTCCTGCCAGGCGGAAAAGAGAGCGGGCTTACGGCCATGCTGTTTTTGGACGGCGCGGAAAAGGAAGCGGAGCCGGACGGCGTTACGGAGAAGTATGATATCGACAGGACGGCGGCCCGCCGCATCGTGGATCTGGAGCAGGAGCTTCAGGAATCCCAGAATGACTTGACGAAGACCATTGCGGAGCTGGAGACCGTGAATGAGGAGCTCCAGGCGGCAAATGAAGAGCTTCTGACGGCCAACGAGGAGCTTCAGAGTTCCAACGAAGAGCTCCAGTCGGTCAATGAGGAGTTATACACAGTCAACACCGAGTTCCAGCAGAAGGTGGACGAGCTGATGACCATGACAAACGACTTGTCCAACTTCCTTTCGTCGACGATGATCGGTATCCTGTTCGTGGACGGGAACCTGAACATCCGCAAATTCACGGAATATATCGGACGGGAATTTCAGCTCATGGATCAGGATGTGGGACGCTCGATCCAGATTTTTGCCCACAGCTTCCCCTATGAAAAGATCGTGGAGGACGCGGAGAATGTGTTAAAGAACCTGACGCCCATCGACCGGGAGGTGGTTGCCACAAACGGCCAGTTCTATACCCTGAGGATCGCGCCCTACCGGACGACGGAAAACAGCATCAAAGGTCTGGTTATCACGATTATCGACAGCCTTGGGACGAAAGAGACAAAGACGGAAAAGACAGAAGAGAAAAAGGAAAACTGA
- a CDS encoding EAL domain-containing protein: MEKQFEFAETINKRIKNMRDGEMAALFLVSVETGDGWDAENGGIPNAGQVKKTLARFFRETDIIEHLEGEKFLVFLQGKISESVVRGKLDMLCDALRYAEEEFSNVKLTDRIGIYLFRDSSKNFPVVLEMAEYAAELAKTETSDKYYVYSDPEADRVRFLGDEASAAQNPEACPEETVRILEAGDEIRILYSGPARSASYRIDPADLVLYEDVVREAARKGEADCRCRVSEDGLQWTSCRLRFLCIRPAGEKPPVVLELIRNPFELKRMNWRQNLYREWLGFTLKHSDFLLWDVDVRTRQFRMFYTDRREAGPYDVYENFPESLIENGRVHEDSARDFRKFAGDMLNGNPGDSGNFILRHRRTNVYSWCSMSYKMMYDEKGRPFRVLGIRENISDFSEGQTGSLYRRSIPECIYPHLFCYLQVNLTEDFVEKLQVEGSDRASLDGYRKYTSFLKNGIGTLFTREEEDSIQRKFGRKRLLADLDQGRRWIVERLRFVDAQGRIRCGLIGANLARDENTGDAFLYSYLCTMDEKWKWETGMLFSVSRDQETGLWSKESVRAAAKYMMGMPETVQGTVCLIRIEGLKDLSEGRRAKREKANLGAAFSVFLGTECLAGWQSEDSIVVFLPGEQNRRSISRWLQSALVFVRVSLKEVPEIQQLRFAAGVVFGEKCSKDYDKMLEAAEMLCLSHSTDAVDAVVFQEGDKVPVQSGMRPNGIIPEGVSMEATEMHSELTDQEKDVALECMSILLKADAYTDPMEKVFENLGSYYGADRLYILAFSKKDKSAAILQEWCREGKIVLRDSVYGKHLEDFPVLARCLAGGEPLFLSKPMEKSGKETEDRGNGVWKFFVSPMKDQSDMSLLFCMENPVKGDQKMALVGKILEYSEAWFVQEKQQAERRWESPHFLFPGLRSYMDAIYSLDSSMYSAMGVLAVDAIPHPKPAGDEERDGTSRFELRASEILTDVFGSSLLFHTQKAEYVVLCTNTTYDGFVSRCGRVRALLDKQFSGQFRMGHTWSDGIFNARDLVDKARNLMYCDISYENRPSEWSLIEKRNGSCQEKEIKRKQETGKFTIYLQPKIDIRTGMLVGAEALVRVMDSDGSLLPHGKIIDQMEKEGTIQELDYFVFDQALSVLSQWKQKNFQPYSISTNFSRKTLLNPTALASLLAILSQYPEVPLDQVEMEITETAGDFENNTFSAMIDQFQEYGFQFSLDDFGSRYSNLSMLSDIRFHSVKLDRSMVRGITGNQISQMMVKNIVKICRRTGMICIAEGVETPEQASALLKVGCIYAQGYYYGRPMPVQEFEEAYLNHQGPAAEAGLYQSKQ; encoded by the coding sequence ATGGAAAAGCAGTTTGAGTTTGCCGAAACAATCAACAAGCGCATAAAGAATATGCGGGACGGAGAGATGGCCGCCCTTTTTCTGGTGTCTGTGGAAACGGGAGATGGATGGGACGCAGAAAACGGCGGAATTCCCAATGCCGGCCAGGTAAAGAAGACACTGGCACGCTTTTTCAGGGAGACGGATATCATTGAACACCTGGAAGGGGAGAAGTTTCTTGTCTTTCTTCAGGGAAAAATATCGGAGAGTGTCGTGCGCGGGAAGTTAGACATGCTGTGCGATGCTCTCCGGTATGCGGAAGAGGAATTTTCCAACGTGAAGCTGACGGACAGGATCGGAATTTATCTTTTCCGGGATTCCTCGAAAAACTTTCCTGTGGTACTGGAAATGGCGGAGTATGCGGCGGAGCTTGCGAAAACAGAGACTTCTGATAAATATTATGTGTACAGTGACCCGGAGGCCGACCGTGTCAGGTTCCTGGGGGATGAGGCGTCAGCAGCGCAGAATCCGGAAGCCTGCCCGGAGGAGACGGTACGCATCCTTGAAGCGGGGGATGAGATCCGGATCCTTTATTCCGGGCCTGCCCGCTCCGCTTCATACAGGATAGATCCGGCAGACCTGGTACTCTATGAGGATGTAGTGAGGGAGGCCGCGAGAAAAGGCGAGGCAGATTGCAGGTGCCGCGTCTCAGAAGACGGGCTCCAGTGGACGTCCTGCCGGCTCCGGTTCCTGTGCATCCGCCCTGCGGGAGAAAAGCCGCCGGTTGTCCTGGAACTGATCCGGAATCCTTTTGAACTGAAGCGGATGAACTGGCGGCAGAACCTGTACCGGGAGTGGCTTGGCTTTACCCTGAAGCATTCGGATTTCCTTTTGTGGGATGTGGATGTCCGGACGCGGCAGTTCCGCATGTTTTATACGGATAGACGCGAAGCCGGCCCTTACGACGTGTACGAGAATTTCCCGGAATCGCTGATTGAAAACGGCCGGGTTCATGAGGATTCCGCCAGGGACTTCCGGAAATTTGCCGGGGATATGTTAAACGGAAATCCCGGCGACAGCGGAAATTTTATCCTGCGTCACAGAAGGACGAATGTTTACAGTTGGTGTTCCATGTCCTATAAGATGATGTATGATGAAAAAGGAAGGCCGTTCCGCGTCCTGGGAATCAGAGAAAATATATCGGATTTTTCGGAGGGGCAGACAGGTTCCCTATATCGGAGGTCAATACCGGAATGCATCTATCCCCACCTGTTCTGTTATCTCCAGGTAAACCTGACAGAGGATTTTGTGGAAAAACTCCAGGTGGAGGGCAGTGACCGTGCAAGCCTGGATGGGTACAGGAAATACACCTCCTTTTTAAAGAACGGGATCGGCACTCTTTTCACCAGAGAGGAAGAAGACAGCATCCAGAGAAAATTCGGCAGAAAGAGGCTCCTGGCAGATCTGGATCAGGGGCGCAGATGGATTGTGGAACGCCTCCGGTTCGTGGATGCCCAGGGGCGGATCCGCTGCGGGCTGATCGGCGCCAATCTGGCACGGGATGAAAATACCGGCGATGCTTTCCTGTACTCGTATTTGTGTACCATGGACGAGAAATGGAAGTGGGAAACCGGCATGCTTTTTTCTGTCTCGAGAGATCAGGAAACAGGGCTCTGGTCGAAGGAATCGGTTCGTGCCGCGGCCAAATATATGATGGGCATGCCGGAGACCGTCCAGGGTACCGTCTGCCTGATCCGGATTGAGGGGCTTAAGGATCTTTCTGAGGGAAGAAGAGCGAAACGGGAAAAAGCAAATCTGGGAGCGGCGTTCAGCGTCTTTCTGGGAACCGAGTGCCTGGCGGGCTGGCAGAGTGAGGACAGCATTGTAGTCTTCCTTCCGGGAGAACAGAACCGGCGGAGTATTTCCAGGTGGCTCCAGAGTGCCCTTGTTTTTGTGCGGGTTTCTTTAAAAGAGGTGCCGGAAATCCAGCAGCTCCGGTTTGCTGCCGGAGTTGTTTTTGGGGAGAAATGCTCGAAGGATTACGACAAGATGCTGGAAGCGGCTGAAATGCTCTGCTTAAGCCACAGCACGGATGCGGTGGACGCCGTTGTGTTTCAGGAGGGCGATAAGGTGCCGGTCCAGAGCGGGATGAGGCCGAACGGCATCATTCCGGAAGGCGTTTCGATGGAAGCAACAGAAATGCACAGCGAGCTGACAGATCAGGAAAAGGACGTGGCCCTGGAGTGCATGAGCATTCTTTTAAAGGCAGATGCTTACACGGATCCAATGGAAAAGGTCTTTGAAAATCTGGGCAGCTATTATGGCGCAGACAGGCTTTATATCCTGGCATTTTCAAAAAAAGATAAAAGCGCGGCCATTCTTCAGGAGTGGTGCCGGGAAGGGAAAATTGTCCTCCGTGATTCGGTCTATGGAAAGCACCTGGAAGATTTCCCTGTTCTTGCGCGCTGCCTTGCAGGCGGAGAGCCGCTGTTTTTGTCTAAGCCGATGGAAAAGAGCGGGAAAGAGACAGAAGACAGAGGGAATGGGGTGTGGAAATTCTTCGTCTCCCCGATGAAAGATCAGTCGGATATGTCGCTGCTTTTCTGTATGGAAAACCCGGTCAAGGGCGATCAGAAGATGGCTCTTGTCGGGAAAATACTGGAGTATTCGGAGGCCTGGTTCGTGCAGGAGAAACAGCAGGCGGAACGAAGATGGGAGTCCCCGCACTTTTTGTTTCCTGGCCTTCGCTCTTATATGGATGCGATTTATTCGCTGGATTCCAGCATGTACAGCGCCATGGGAGTCCTGGCGGTGGACGCTATCCCGCATCCGAAGCCTGCCGGCGATGAGGAGAGGGACGGCACCAGCCGGTTCGAGCTGCGCGCTTCGGAGATTTTGACGGATGTTTTCGGCAGCAGCCTTCTTTTCCATACCCAGAAGGCGGAGTATGTGGTGCTATGCACCAACACGACATATGATGGCTTTGTAAGCCGGTGCGGCCGCGTCAGGGCTCTTCTCGACAAACAGTTTTCCGGGCAGTTCCGGATGGGGCACACCTGGTCGGACGGTATATTTAATGCCAGGGATCTGGTGGACAAAGCCAGGAACCTGATGTACTGCGACATTTCTTACGAAAACAGGCCGTCGGAGTGGTCGCTGATCGAAAAAAGGAATGGGAGCTGTCAGGAAAAGGAAATCAAGAGAAAACAGGAGACAGGGAAATTTACGATTTACCTTCAGCCGAAAATCGACATCCGGACAGGGATGCTGGTTGGGGCGGAGGCCCTTGTCCGCGTCATGGATTCCGACGGCAGCCTGCTTCCCCACGGAAAGATCATCGATCAGATGGAGAAGGAAGGGACAATTCAGGAGCTGGATTACTTTGTCTTCGATCAGGCCTTGTCGGTTTTAAGCCAGTGGAAACAAAAAAATTTCCAGCCATATTCGATTTCAACGAATTTTTCGCGGAAAACCCTGCTGAATCCCACGGCACTGGCGTCGCTTCTGGCGATTCTCAGCCAGTATCCGGAGGTTCCCCTGGATCAGGTGGAGATGGAGATCACAGAGACGGCAGGAGATTTTGAAAACAACACATTCTCGGCGATGATCGACCAGTTCCAGGAATACGGGTTCCAGTTTTCCCTGGATGATTTCGGCTCCCGCTATTCCAACCTGTCCATGCTGTCGGATATCCGCTTCCATTCGGTGAAGCTTGACCGAAGCATGGTTCGGGGAATTACCGGAAACCAGATCAGTCAGATGATGGTGAAAAATATTGTAAAAATCTGCCGCAGGACAGGAATGATCTGTATTGCGGAAGGGGTGGAAACCCCGGAACAGGCGTCGGCCCTTTTGAAGGTAGGCTGCATTTACGCCCAGGGCTATTATTACGGACGGCCGATGCCGGTGCAGGAATTTGAGGAAGCTTACCTGAATCATCAAGGCCCGGCCGCGGAAGCCGGTTTATACCAAAGCAAGCAGTAG
- a CDS encoding ComF family protein: MNRDTFLNVLFPRRCPVCGEITEPAGSLICRACYPRLSPVKSPVCKICGREVLSSAEELCRDCARRRPSFSYGMALFNYNETAKRSMAKIKYGNKREYLDFYGAAMAARFGKAVCRMRADVLVPVPIHPSRRRARGFNQAEVLADEIGRRLGVPVYPNLLVRTKKTAPQKELSAAERLKNLSGAFAFGRPGERWERAGLHLLMEGHLSDRKKPPVVPETVILVDDIYTTGSTMEACARVLLENGVKNVYFLAVCITGGR, translated from the coding sequence TTGAATCGAGATACATTTCTGAATGTTCTTTTTCCCCGCCGCTGCCCGGTGTGCGGGGAAATCACGGAGCCGGCCGGCAGTCTCATCTGCCGTGCCTGCTATCCGAGGCTTTCGCCTGTCAAATCGCCTGTGTGCAAAATCTGCGGAAGAGAGGTTTTATCGTCTGCCGAAGAGCTTTGCCGGGACTGCGCGCGTCGCAGGCCCTCGTTTTCCTATGGCATGGCGCTTTTCAATTACAACGAAACGGCAAAGCGTTCCATGGCGAAAATCAAATACGGGAATAAGCGGGAGTACCTGGATTTTTACGGGGCTGCCATGGCGGCGCGGTTCGGGAAGGCGGTCTGCCGCATGAGGGCCGATGTCCTTGTGCCGGTACCCATCCATCCGTCCAGACGCCGGGCGCGGGGCTTTAACCAGGCGGAGGTGCTGGCCGATGAGATCGGAAGGCGCTTAGGCGTCCCGGTGTACCCGAACCTTCTTGTGCGGACAAAAAAGACGGCGCCCCAGAAGGAGCTTTCTGCCGCAGAGAGGCTTAAAAACCTTTCAGGCGCCTTTGCCTTCGGGCGTCCCGGGGAGCGGTGGGAGCGAGCAGGGCTTCACCTGCTCATGGAAGGACATCTCTCAGACAGGAAAAAGCCGCCTGTCGTGCCGGAAACGGTGATCCTGGTGGATGACATTTACACGACCGGAAGTACCATGGAGGCGTGTGCCCGGGTTCTGTTAGAAAACGGTGTGAAAAACGTTTATTTTCTGGCCGTCTGCATCACGGGAGGACGGTAG
- the tadA gene encoding Flp pilus assembly complex ATPase component TadA codes for MATVKGYVERIKYRNEDNGYSVLSVTDGKEEYILVGTFHYISEGELIEATGRMVEHSIYGEQLAVESYEIKAPEDTLAMERYLGSGAIKGIGASLASRIVKKFGMDTFRIIEEEPERLAEIKGISERMAMEIGSQAAEKRDMRQAMIFLQQYGISMNLAVKIYQQYGPSMYSVIQENPYRLADDIRGIGFKIADEIAAKVGIFTDSDYRIKSGLFYTLLSAVGNGHTYLPETELCKNASELLSVEPEHMEKHLMDLQMERKLIVKEKDGRRIVYPAQFYYMELNTARMLHDLNEKDYVPAEQVKKRLLELSETGGPELDEHQEEAVIQAVNSGLLIITGGPGTGKTTTINMIIRYFEKEGLEILLAAPTGRAAKRMSEATGHEAKTIHRLLELTGMPGAPGFGGKSDASGNGQAAGTASFGSSESRLEGMHFERNETNPLDGDVIIIDEMSMVDISLIHSLLKAVTVGTRLILVGDVNQLPSVGPGNVLRDIIESGKFPVVKLTKIFRQAAQSDIVVNAHKINAGEQVPLNKRSRDFLFIRRENPADIIKDMMVLVKDKLPNYVNAEMSEIQIMTPMRKGALGVEQLNKVLQESFNPPSLGKEEKESGGTVFRVGDKVMQIKNNYQIEWEIRNRYGIPVEKGEGIFNGDTGTVREINGFAETMTVEFDEGRMVEYGFKQLEELELAYAITIHKSQGSEYPAVVIPVHNGPRMLMTRNLIYTAVTRAKKCVCLVGLPEVFQAMVDNETEQKRYSGLKDRILEIEF; via the coding sequence ATGGCGACAGTAAAAGGTTATGTTGAGAGAATTAAATACCGCAATGAGGATAACGGCTATTCGGTTTTAAGCGTCACCGATGGGAAAGAGGAGTACATCCTTGTGGGAACCTTCCATTATATAAGCGAAGGCGAGCTCATCGAGGCGACCGGCCGCATGGTGGAACATTCGATTTACGGCGAACAGCTTGCGGTGGAGAGCTATGAAATCAAGGCTCCCGAGGACACCCTTGCAATGGAACGGTATCTTGGCTCCGGTGCGATCAAAGGCATCGGAGCTTCCTTAGCTTCCAGGATCGTGAAAAAATTCGGCATGGACACCTTCCGGATCATCGAGGAGGAGCCGGAGCGGCTTGCGGAAATCAAGGGAATTTCCGAGCGCATGGCCATGGAGATCGGCAGCCAGGCCGCCGAGAAGCGGGACATGCGCCAGGCCATGATTTTCCTCCAGCAGTACGGGATTTCCATGAATCTGGCCGTGAAAATCTACCAGCAGTACGGGCCGTCCATGTACTCGGTGATTCAGGAGAACCCCTACCGGCTGGCCGATGACATCCGCGGCATCGGCTTTAAAATCGCAGATGAGATTGCGGCCAAAGTGGGGATTTTCACCGACTCCGACTACCGGATCAAGAGCGGCCTTTTTTACACGCTCCTTTCGGCCGTCGGAAACGGTCACACTTACCTGCCGGAGACGGAGCTCTGCAAAAATGCGTCGGAGCTTCTTAGCGTCGAGCCGGAGCACATGGAAAAGCACCTGATGGATCTCCAGATGGAGCGAAAGCTCATCGTGAAGGAAAAGGACGGCAGGCGGATCGTCTATCCGGCTCAGTTTTACTACATGGAGCTCAACACGGCGCGGATGCTCCATGACTTAAACGAAAAGGATTATGTTCCGGCGGAGCAGGTGAAAAAGCGGCTTTTGGAGCTTTCGGAGACCGGCGGCCCGGAGCTCGACGAACATCAGGAGGAGGCCGTGATCCAGGCCGTGAACAGCGGCCTTTTAATCATCACCGGCGGCCCGGGAACGGGAAAGACGACGACCATCAACATGATTATTCGCTATTTTGAAAAGGAAGGCCTGGAAATTTTGCTGGCGGCTCCCACGGGGCGGGCTGCAAAGCGGATGTCCGAGGCCACGGGACATGAAGCGAAGACGATCCACCGGCTTCTGGAGCTTACGGGAATGCCGGGGGCGCCGGGCTTCGGCGGAAAGAGTGATGCTTCGGGAAACGGGCAGGCGGCCGGGACGGCGTCTTTCGGAAGCTCAGAGAGCCGTCTGGAGGGCATGCATTTTGAGCGGAACGAGACGAATCCCCTGGACGGCGACGTCATCATCATCGACGAGATGTCCATGGTGGACATCAGCCTGATCCATTCGCTTTTAAAGGCTGTGACCGTGGGCACGCGGCTCATCCTGGTGGGCGATGTGAACCAGCTTCCCAGCGTCGGGCCGGGAAATGTCCTGCGGGACATCATCGAATCCGGGAAGTTCCCGGTGGTGAAGCTTACGAAGATTTTCCGGCAGGCGGCCCAGAGCGACATCGTCGTAAACGCCCATAAAATCAACGCCGGCGAGCAGGTGCCTCTAAACAAGCGGAGCCGGGATTTCCTGTTTATCCGGCGGGAGAATCCGGCCGATATCATAAAGGACATGATGGTGCTTGTGAAAGACAAGCTCCCCAATTACGTGAATGCCGAGATGTCGGAGATCCAGATTATGACGCCCATGCGAAAGGGCGCCCTGGGCGTGGAACAGCTTAACAAGGTGCTCCAGGAGAGCTTCAACCCGCCGTCGCTGGGTAAAGAGGAAAAAGAGTCCGGCGGCACCGTCTTCCGGGTCGGCGACAAGGTCATGCAGATTAAAAACAACTACCAGATCGAGTGGGAAATCCGGAACCGCTATGGGATCCCTGTGGAAAAGGGAGAGGGGATTTTTAACGGCGACACGGGTACTGTCCGCGAGATCAACGGCTTTGCGGAGACGATGACCGTGGAATTCGACGAGGGGCGCATGGTGGAATACGGCTTCAAACAGCTCGAGGAGCTGGAGCTGGCCTATGCAATCACCATACATAAGTCCCAGGGAAGCGAGTATCCGGCCGTGGTAATCCCGGTGCATAACGGCCCCAGGATGCTGATGACGCGGAACCTGATTTACACGGCCGTCACCAGGGCGAAAAAATGCGTCTGCCTGGTGGGGCTTCCCGAGGTGTTTCAGGCCATGGTGGACAATGAGACGGAACAGAAGCGGTATTCAGGGTTAAAAGACAGGATCCTGGAAATCGAGTTCTAG
- a CDS encoding rod shape-determining protein — protein MMMSNDIGIDLGTASILVYIKGKGVVLKEPSVVALDRDTNKIITFGEEARLMIGRTPGNIVAVRPLRKGVISDYTVTEKMLKYFIDKAVGKRTLRKPRIAVCIPSGATEVEKKAVEDATYNAGAREVCIIEEPVAAAIGAGIDISKACGNMIVDIGGGTADIAVISLGGTVVSTSIKVAGDDFDEALVRYMRKKHNLLIGERTAEEIKINIGAAYRRPELVTMEVRGRNLVTGLPKTIIVTSDETLEALKEPALQIVDAVHSVLERTPPELAADIFDRGIVLTGGGSLLSGLDALIEEKTGINTMIAEEPLTAVAIGTGKFIEFAHGGGKGADD, from the coding sequence ATGATGATGTCAAACGACATTGGAATTGATTTAGGTACAGCCAGCATTCTGGTTTACATTAAGGGAAAAGGCGTCGTATTGAAGGAGCCGTCCGTGGTGGCCCTGGATCGGGACACAAACAAGATTATCACCTTCGGAGAGGAAGCGCGCCTGATGATCGGCCGTACCCCGGGCAACATCGTGGCCGTCAGGCCCCTGAGAAAGGGCGTGATCTCCGATTATACGGTAACGGAGAAAATGTTAAAATATTTCATCGACAAGGCTGTGGGAAAGCGTACCTTAAGAAAGCCGCGGATCGCGGTCTGCATCCCCAGCGGCGCCACAGAGGTGGAAAAGAAGGCCGTTGAGGACGCCACCTACAACGCAGGCGCCAGAGAGGTCTGCATCATCGAGGAGCCGGTTGCGGCAGCCATCGGCGCCGGAATCGATATCTCCAAGGCCTGCGGAAACATGATCGTCGATATCGGAGGCGGTACGGCGGATATCGCCGTGATTTCCCTGGGAGGCACCGTTGTCAGCACGTCCATTAAAGTGGCTGGAGACGACTTCGACGAGGCCCTCGTCCGTTATATGAGGAAAAAACACAATCTTTTAATCGGTGAGAGGACGGCCGAGGAAATCAAGATCAACATCGGCGCGGCATACCGCCGCCCGGAGCTTGTGACCATGGAAGTACGCGGAAGGAACCTGGTGACGGGCCTCCCGAAGACCATCATCGTGACATCCGACGAGACCCTGGAGGCATTAAAAGAACCGGCGCTCCAGATCGTTGACGCCGTACACAGCGTCTTAGAGCGGACTCCGCCGGAGCTGGCGGCCGACATTTTTGACCGCGGCATCGTCCTTACGGGCGGCGGTTCCCTGCTTTCCGGCCTGGATGCCTTAATCGAGGAGAAGACGGGAATCAATACGATGATTGCCGAGGAGCCGCTTACGGCCGTGGCAATCGGAACAGGAAAATTCATTGAATTCGCCCATGGCGGCGGAAAGGGCGCAGACGACTAA